The following are encoded in a window of Armatimonadota bacterium genomic DNA:
- a CDS encoding LytR family transcriptional regulator: MAEQLPDNPDLAHGAETADAERPAAPPPPPRRPWWRVALWAVPAAVLVAGGFALGIYLYVLSQVTIGTGEAVVGRCNVEAFGWPLRLTGRVNVLLIGIDVTLDNRRQVLNFARADTLILLSFDPDGERITALSIPRDTRAEIPRHGVTKINASYAYGGPRLTVKTVERLLGVRVDYHIKLGPESFARLVDAVGGIEIDVEKDMRYTDTWAGFTVDLKKGRQRLNGDQVAGYIRFRHDALGDIGRVNRQHQVIMTLVRQLRQPSTLLAGPRLLGAFARNAQTDLTRAELMTLGVFAVRARGTPLRVETLPGNFAPLYWEPDPVRMRAVVADFFYGLAEEDLKALPVEVRNASGVPGLGQQAAARIRDLGFKMVTVRAAEGQAEVTTVIDRADRLRTARALASALGGFAFRQEPLAPGGGITVLLGRDAVAKLQGP, encoded by the coding sequence GTGGCCGAGCAACTCCCAGACAACCCAGACCTCGCGCATGGCGCCGAGACGGCGGATGCCGAGCGTCCCGCGGCACCTCCGCCGCCTCCGCGCAGGCCCTGGTGGCGCGTGGCCCTGTGGGCCGTCCCGGCCGCCGTGCTGGTGGCCGGCGGGTTTGCGCTGGGAATCTACCTGTACGTGCTGAGCCAGGTGACCATAGGCACGGGCGAGGCCGTCGTGGGGCGGTGCAACGTCGAGGCCTTCGGCTGGCCGCTCCGCCTGACCGGCCGGGTGAACGTCCTCCTGATAGGCATTGACGTGACCCTGGACAACCGCCGCCAGGTGTTGAACTTCGCACGGGCGGACACCCTCATCTTGCTCTCGTTCGACCCGGACGGCGAGCGGATCACCGCGCTCTCCATACCGCGCGATACACGGGCGGAGATCCCGCGCCACGGCGTCACCAAGATCAACGCCTCTTACGCCTACGGCGGCCCGCGCCTGACGGTCAAGACCGTGGAACGTCTGCTGGGAGTCAGGGTGGACTACCATATCAAGCTGGGGCCCGAGTCGTTTGCGCGCCTGGTGGACGCGGTCGGCGGCATCGAGATAGACGTCGAGAAGGACATGCGGTACACAGATACCTGGGCCGGGTTCACCGTGGACTTGAAGAAGGGACGGCAGCGGCTGAACGGTGATCAGGTCGCGGGCTACATCCGCTTCCGCCACGACGCCCTTGGCGACATCGGCCGGGTGAACCGCCAGCACCAGGTGATCATGACGCTGGTCCGGCAGCTCAGGCAGCCCTCCACGCTCCTGGCCGGCCCGCGACTCCTGGGTGCCTTCGCCCGCAACGCGCAGACCGACTTGACCCGGGCCGAACTAATGACCCTGGGCGTGTTCGCGGTGCGCGCGCGCGGGACGCCGCTGCGCGTGGAAACGCTACCCGGCAACTTCGCGCCCCTGTACTGGGAGCCCGATCCGGTCAGGATGCGCGCGGTGGTCGCGGACTTCTTCTACGGCCTGGCCGAAGAGGATCTGAAGGCGCTGCCGGTTGAGGTGCGGAATGCCAGCGGCGTCCCGGGCCTGGGCCAGCAGGCGGCGGCCCGAATCAGGGATCTCGGCTTCAAGATGGTCACGGTGCGCGCAGCGGAGGGGCAGGCAGAGGTGACGACCGTCATTGATCGCGCGGACCGGCTCCGCACCGCGCGCGCGCTGGCTTCTGCGCTGGGCGGATTCGCTTTCAGGCAGGAACCGCTGGCGCCCGGAGGTGGGATCACGGTGCTGCTCGGCAGGGATGCGGTGGCAAAGCTCCAGGGCCCGTAG
- a CDS encoding 4-(cytidine 5'-diphospho)-2-C-methyl-D-erythritol kinase — translation MLCAAEPHGGADVVKELRLNAYAKVNLALDVLQRREDGYHEIETVLHTIALHDSITLRESGEGILVTTDDPSIPTDASSLLYRTAALLREKYGVARPVEIEVRKRIPVAAGLGGGSADAAMTLIGLAQMWKLRLDRRELYALAARLGSDVPFFLGGGAAVARGRGERVQPLAPLPATWVVLARPRFPVLTEWAYGRIRPTEITVRPNIPLLLDAVARRDLPAVGRLVGNVFEEVVARHHPIVADLKAQILRGEAYGAAMSGTGPTVYGLMANEAAARHLAEDLGAGDKVDIIVTRTFSEER, via the coding sequence CTGTTATGTGCCGCGGAGCCGCACGGGGGGGCCGATGTTGTGAAGGAACTGCGCCTCAATGCCTACGCCAAAGTCAACCTGGCCCTGGATGTACTGCAGCGACGAGAGGACGGTTATCACGAGATCGAGACTGTCCTCCACACGATCGCGCTGCACGACTCGATCACGCTGCGCGAGTCGGGCGAGGGGATCCTCGTCACCACCGACGACCCTTCGATCCCAACGGACGCAAGCAGCCTGCTGTACCGGACGGCCGCGCTGTTGAGGGAGAAGTACGGCGTGGCGCGGCCGGTGGAGATCGAGGTGCGCAAACGCATTCCCGTGGCGGCGGGCCTGGGTGGAGGCAGCGCCGATGCTGCGATGACGCTGATCGGGCTGGCCCAGATGTGGAAGCTGCGGCTCGACCGCCGCGAGCTCTACGCGCTGGCAGCGCGGCTCGGCTCGGACGTGCCCTTCTTCCTGGGCGGCGGCGCAGCCGTTGCCCGGGGCAGGGGCGAACGGGTCCAGCCGCTCGCGCCGCTGCCGGCCACCTGGGTGGTGCTGGCCAGGCCCAGATTCCCGGTGCTGACCGAGTGGGCCTACGGGCGCATACGGCCCACAGAGATCACCGTTCGCCCAAACATCCCTCTGCTCTTGGACGCGGTGGCCCGGCGAGATCTGCCCGCGGTAGGGCGCCTGGTGGGGAACGTGTTCGAGGAGGTTGTGGCCCGCCACCATCCCATCGTTGCCGATCTGAAGGCGCAGATCCTGCGTGGTGAGGCCTATGGCGCCGCCATGAGCGGCACAGGCCCCACCGTCTACGGGTTGATGGCCAACGAGGCCGCGGCCAGGCACCTCGCCGAGGACCTTGGCGCTGGGGACAAGGTGGACATCATCGTGACGCGGACCTTCTCGGAGGAGCGCTAG
- the purR gene encoding pur operon repressor: MPRRRDARARSDGERSGRRLRRGERMVVLAQNLMQSPDRLHSLAGFADLLGAAKSTISEDLALLKAACERFGLGRIVTVPGASGGVRFRPHRTSAQIRRLVEDLVGRLREPGRVLPGGFLQMTDLIFTPSVAAEMGEVFATLFWDARPDCVLTMEVMGIPLALMTARAFNVPMVTIRREGRITEGPSVSVNYLSGSSQIVQTMTLPLRAIPQRARVLFIDDFLRGGGTARGVHDLMREFQAEVVGIGVFVETERPADKMLDRYLALITYRGVGASGEALVGPSRWIAAL, encoded by the coding sequence ATGCCGCGCCGGAGGGACGCCAGGGCTCGTTCAGACGGGGAGCGGTCCGGCCGGCGGCTTCGTCGCGGCGAGCGCATGGTGGTGCTCGCCCAGAATCTCATGCAGTCCCCGGACCGGCTGCACTCGCTGGCCGGCTTCGCTGATCTGCTGGGCGCGGCCAAGTCCACGATAAGCGAGGACCTGGCCCTGCTGAAGGCCGCCTGCGAGCGGTTCGGTCTGGGGCGGATCGTCACAGTGCCCGGCGCCTCAGGCGGAGTCCGCTTCCGGCCGCACCGCACCTCTGCGCAGATCCGGCGCCTGGTCGAGGATCTTGTCGGGCGGCTCAGGGAGCCCGGACGGGTACTCCCCGGCGGGTTCTTGCAGATGACCGATCTCATCTTTACGCCGTCCGTGGCCGCGGAGATGGGCGAGGTATTCGCGACCCTGTTCTGGGACGCGCGCCCCGACTGCGTTCTGACCATGGAGGTCATGGGAATACCGCTGGCGCTGATGACCGCCCGCGCGTTCAACGTGCCGATGGTAACGATCCGCAGGGAAGGCAGGATCACCGAGGGCCCCTCGGTCAGCGTCAACTACCTGTCGGGATCCTCCCAGATCGTGCAGACGATGACGCTGCCGCTCCGGGCCATCCCGCAGCGCGCGCGCGTACTGTTCATTGACGACTTCCTGCGCGGAGGAGGCACTGCCCGCGGCGTGCACGACCTGATGCGCGAGTTCCAGGCTGAAGTGGTGGGCATTGGGGTATTTGTTGAAACAGAGAGGCCCGCCGACAAGATGCTGGATCGCTACCTTGCCCTGATTACCTATCGCGGCGTGGGGGCGAGCGGTGAGGCCCTGGTTGGTCCCAGCCGGTGGATCGCGGCATTGTAG
- a CDS encoding SMI1/KNR4 family protein, whose translation MDRGIVGRSGLAAGSGAVTLEEIREELAFFDPGVIRLNPPADLRAIDRAQLELRVRFPPSLLAVLAVSNGGFIVGEPVLGVPPIQSALDMVHATRQARVHWGPIFWPDGWVEIGSDGCGNQYVLLLDREGLGCESPVVCHARREVALSG comes from the coding sequence GTGGATCGCGGCATTGTAGGACGGTCGGGACTGGCCGCGGGGAGCGGCGCGGTGACGTTGGAGGAAATCAGGGAGGAGCTGGCGTTCTTCGATCCCGGTGTGATCCGGCTCAACCCGCCGGCAGACTTGCGCGCGATTGACCGGGCCCAGCTCGAGTTGAGAGTCAGGTTCCCGCCCTCGCTGCTGGCCGTGCTGGCGGTCTCAAACGGCGGTTTCATCGTGGGCGAGCCCGTGCTGGGCGTCCCGCCTATCCAGTCGGCACTCGACATGGTGCATGCCACCCGGCAGGCCCGGGTCCACTGGGGGCCCATCTTCTGGCCGGACGGCTGGGTCGAGATCGGCAGCGACGGCTGCGGCAATCAGTATGTGCTGTTGCTGGACCGCGAGGGCTTGGGGTGCGAGTCCCCTGTGGTTTGTCACGCAAGACGTGAAGTGGCATTATCGGGCTGA
- a CDS encoding TolC family protein, whose translation MEDEMRSITHPRLGALAATAVAVMVLAAPVLPAAAQAPRPVTLVEALTLAAQKNHGLRVAAVEVKIARAQLAQAEAAKSGQLTLSASYTRVNEREGGTMVIPPGTIPGIIVPIVITLPAPDPNVYSAALTYQVPLYSGGRIESQIALAQANLRGSEAALERAKQQLILDVKQAYFQVLLAQAGIEVASRAVTAADENLRVARARVAAGVSPRFDEVQAEVSLANARQGQIRSRNSLALAQHGLNALMVLPLDTVLQPRETMTVVPLRGDPVALLRRALEARPELIEHRARIDVALAAIEIARAGGRPFVALSGGPSYGNPGGSSVTASGWAVTLSATVSLFDGGLTAQRVREAEARVEQLREAEAQIRQGIELEVRRALLSFSSAAEELAAADKAVEMAQEGLRIANVRFAAGVSTNLEVVTAQASLSQAEGNRIQALFNVNLSRAQLERAVGGAVE comes from the coding sequence ATGGAGGATGAGATGAGATCAATCACACACCCACGACTCGGAGCACTCGCCGCCACTGCTGTGGCCGTCATGGTGCTCGCGGCGCCGGTCCTTCCGGCGGCGGCGCAGGCGCCCAGGCCGGTGACGCTGGTCGAGGCGCTGACGCTGGCCGCACAGAAGAACCACGGACTGCGGGTTGCGGCGGTCGAGGTGAAGATCGCCCGCGCGCAACTGGCGCAGGCAGAGGCGGCGAAATCGGGCCAGCTCACACTGTCCGCATCGTATACGCGCGTCAACGAGCGGGAAGGCGGGACGATGGTCATCCCGCCCGGGACGATTCCCGGAATCATTGTCCCGATTGTCATAACGCTGCCGGCCCCGGATCCCAACGTGTACTCCGCGGCCCTCACCTACCAGGTCCCGCTGTACAGCGGCGGTCGGATCGAGTCCCAGATCGCCCTGGCGCAGGCGAACCTGCGCGGATCGGAGGCGGCGCTGGAACGCGCCAAACAACAGCTCATACTCGACGTCAAGCAGGCGTACTTCCAAGTGCTACTGGCCCAGGCCGGCATTGAGGTGGCCTCGCGCGCGGTGACCGCCGCCGATGAGAACCTGCGCGTGGCCCGGGCGCGCGTGGCCGCGGGCGTCTCGCCCCGCTTCGACGAGGTGCAGGCAGAGGTGAGCCTGGCGAACGCCAGGCAGGGACAGATTCGCTCCCGGAACTCCCTGGCGCTGGCGCAGCACGGTCTGAACGCGCTGATGGTCCTGCCACTGGATACGGTACTGCAACCGCGCGAGACGATGACCGTCGTTCCGCTCCGCGGCGACCCCGTGGCCCTGCTGCGCCGCGCGCTCGAGGCCCGCCCCGAGCTGATCGAGCACCGCGCCCGTATTGACGTGGCACTGGCCGCGATCGAGATCGCGCGCGCGGGAGGGCGCCCTTTTGTGGCGCTTTCCGGCGGCCCGAGCTACGGAAACCCTGGCGGGTCTTCGGTGACGGCGAGCGGCTGGGCGGTCACCCTCTCGGCCACGGTGTCGCTGTTCGATGGCGGCCTAACCGCGCAGCGCGTGCGCGAGGCAGAGGCCAGGGTCGAGCAGCTGCGCGAGGCAGAGGCGCAGATCCGGCAGGGGATAGAGCTGGAAGTACGGCGCGCGCTGCTCAGCTTCTCCTCTGCGGCCGAGGAGCTGGCCGCCGCGGACAAGGCGGTCGAGATGGCCCAGGAAGGGCTACGCATTGCCAACGTCCGTTTCGCCGCCGGCGTCTCCACCAACCTGGAGGTGGTCACCGCGCAGGCCTCACTGTCGCAGGCAGAGGGCAACCGGATCCAGGCGCTCTTCAACGTGAACCTGTCGCGCGCGCAGCTCGAGCGCGCGGTCGGGGGCGCGGTGGAGTAA
- a CDS encoding HlyD family efflux transporter periplasmic adaptor subunit — protein MMTLHGRRVPLVPLVLVAALAAYGAAQYLAGRNAVNGAIIEGSGTIEATQVHIAAKTPGRVLEVLVGSGDEVAAGAVLVRFDRQEVDAQVAQAEAAVSAARARLSQAEVALRAQRQQSPATIDQAEAAQNAAQARVPQAREVVELQQAQSEQQIAQAKAAVAQAEASLAAAAAGRGAVRANLRKAEADLTRAAALFREGAVAAQAVDAARAAVDVLAAQEAAAAAQEVAARRQVEQARAALELAQAGARQTSIRRQDVAVAQAQEAQAQAAYAGAKTAKDLVAQREAEVAVARAALAQAEALLRYAQSVRANLILTSPISGLVLSRSVEPGEIVGAGVPVLTVADLRAVWLRVYVPEARLGRLRVGQRGEVFVDAFPSRAFAGRVSEIASQAEFTPRNVATQQERAKLVFAVRLTLENPDGLLKPGMPADARIQSGTSP, from the coding sequence ATGATGACCCTACACGGGCGGCGGGTCCCCCTCGTTCCCCTGGTGCTGGTGGCCGCGCTGGCAGCCTACGGCGCGGCGCAATACCTGGCAGGCCGCAACGCGGTCAACGGTGCGATCATCGAGGGCTCCGGCACCATAGAGGCCACGCAGGTTCACATCGCCGCCAAAACCCCGGGGCGCGTCCTGGAGGTGCTGGTCGGCTCAGGTGACGAGGTAGCCGCCGGGGCTGTGCTGGTCCGCTTCGACAGGCAGGAGGTGGATGCCCAGGTCGCTCAGGCCGAGGCGGCCGTGTCCGCGGCCCGGGCGCGCCTCTCACAGGCCGAGGTGGCGCTGCGCGCGCAGCGCCAGCAGTCCCCGGCCACAATAGACCAGGCCGAGGCAGCGCAGAACGCTGCTCAGGCCCGGGTTCCCCAGGCCAGGGAGGTCGTGGAGCTTCAGCAGGCACAGTCCGAGCAGCAGATCGCGCAGGCTAAGGCCGCCGTAGCTCAGGCCGAGGCGTCGCTGGCCGCGGCCGCGGCCGGCCGCGGGGCTGTGCGGGCAAACCTACGGAAGGCCGAGGCGGACCTTACTCGCGCCGCGGCGTTGTTCCGGGAGGGCGCGGTGGCCGCCCAGGCAGTGGATGCCGCGCGGGCCGCGGTGGACGTGCTGGCGGCACAGGAGGCCGCGGCCGCGGCCCAGGAGGTTGCCGCGCGCCGGCAGGTCGAACAGGCGCGCGCAGCGCTGGAGCTGGCGCAGGCCGGAGCCCGACAGACATCCATCCGGCGGCAGGACGTGGCCGTGGCCCAGGCCCAAGAGGCCCAGGCTCAGGCGGCCTACGCCGGCGCCAAGACCGCCAAGGATCTGGTCGCGCAGCGCGAAGCGGAAGTCGCGGTCGCCCGCGCCGCGCTGGCGCAGGCCGAGGCCTTGCTGCGCTACGCGCAGTCCGTGCGGGCCAACCTGATCCTGACGTCCCCGATCAGTGGCTTGGTGCTCTCCCGAAGCGTCGAGCCGGGCGAGATCGTCGGAGCCGGAGTACCGGTTCTCACCGTGGCCGATCTGCGCGCCGTGTGGCTCCGCGTCTACGTGCCCGAGGCCCGCCTGGGCAGGCTGCGTGTGGGGCAGCGCGGCGAGGTGTTCGTGGATGCGTTTCCAAGCCGGGCTTTTGCCGGCCGGGTGTCCGAGATCGCAAGCCAGGCCGAGTTCACCCCCCGCAACGTGGCGACCCAACAGGAGCGCGCCAAGCTGGTGTTCGCGGTGCGCCTGACACTGGAGAACCCCGACGGCCTGCTCAAGCCCGGTATGCCGGCCGACGCGAGGATTCAGTCAGGCACATCGCCGTGA
- a CDS encoding ABC transporter ATP-binding protein: MRASPDAAIATEGLSRSFGPVTAVDRISFSVAPGEVFGLIGPDGAGKTTLLRLLAGILDPSEGSATVAGADVRTQPELLRQRIGYMPQTFALYRDLTVGENLHFFAEAYQVPRGEIASRTERLLDFSRLGPFARTLAEHLSGGMRQKLALACTLIHEPRLLLLDEPTTGVDPVSRREFWSILYDLNRRGTTVLVATPYMDEADRCSRIGFMYGGRLLSVAPPEGMKARMQGEVLEIVAEPRRRALAVALGVEAVRTGSIFGDTLHLTVRDAAAAEPQVRAAFDRAGIPLRLLRVAPASLEDVFISLMSQAGR, from the coding sequence ATGCGCGCGTCACCTGACGCGGCCATCGCCACCGAGGGCCTTAGCAGGTCGTTCGGCCCGGTCACCGCCGTTGACCGGATCTCCTTCAGCGTGGCGCCCGGCGAGGTATTCGGCCTCATCGGTCCGGACGGCGCCGGCAAGACCACCCTGCTGCGCCTGCTGGCCGGGATCCTCGACCCCTCAGAAGGCAGTGCCACGGTCGCGGGCGCCGATGTCCGCACGCAGCCCGAACTGCTCCGCCAGCGCATAGGCTACATGCCCCAGACGTTCGCGCTCTACCGCGACCTGACAGTGGGCGAGAACCTGCATTTCTTTGCCGAGGCCTACCAGGTGCCACGCGGCGAGATCGCTTCACGCACCGAGCGACTTCTGGATTTCAGCCGGCTCGGGCCGTTCGCGCGCACGCTGGCCGAGCACCTCTCGGGCGGGATGCGCCAGAAGCTTGCGCTGGCGTGCACGTTGATACACGAGCCCCGCCTGCTGCTGCTCGATGAGCCCACGACCGGCGTGGACCCGGTCTCCCGGCGCGAGTTCTGGAGCATCCTGTACGACCTCAACCGTCGGGGCACCACGGTGCTGGTGGCGACGCCCTACATGGACGAGGCGGACCGCTGCTCGCGCATTGGCTTCATGTACGGGGGACGGCTGCTGTCGGTGGCGCCTCCTGAAGGCATGAAGGCGCGGATGCAGGGCGAGGTCCTGGAGATCGTGGCCGAGCCACGCCGGCGCGCGCTGGCGGTCGCGCTCGGTGTCGAGGCGGTGCGCACAGGCAGCATCTTCGGAGACACCCTGCACCTGACCGTGCGCGACGCCGCCGCGGCCGAACCCCAGGTGCGTGCCGCCTTCGACCGGGCGGGCATCCCGTTGCGGTTGCTGCGCGTGGCCCCCGCATCCCTGGAGGATGTGTTCATCTCGCTCATGAGTCAGGCAGGCCGGTAG
- a CDS encoding ABC transporter ATP-binding protein, producing MAPEAAVVARGLTKRFGDMIAVNGINLEIHRGEVYGFLGPNGAGKTTTIRMLCGIMDPTAGEARVLGFDVRSQREALKARIGYMSQRASLYADLTVVEQLRFYARIYGLDTSAAHEKVGSWIESSGLAGRDRDLVSTLSGGWRQRLALGCAVMHHPDLLLLDEPTSGVDPLSRRQFWDLIYRFADEGTTVMVTTHYMDEAEHCDRLAFIYGGRIVAEGAPEEIKRRHMPGLLIRVVCREWMRAFDFLRLSPRVRSAALYGTAIHVLVSRAEGAGEAQGAAQAQAVDALARDLADAGIQVDAIAPIAPSLEDIFVSLTGDASGGGPDG from the coding sequence ATGGCCCCCGAAGCCGCGGTGGTGGCGCGCGGGCTGACCAAGCGGTTCGGCGACATGATCGCCGTGAACGGGATCAACCTCGAGATCCACCGCGGTGAGGTCTACGGCTTCCTGGGTCCCAACGGCGCAGGAAAGACCACCACAATCCGCATGCTCTGCGGCATCATGGATCCCACGGCCGGAGAGGCGCGGGTACTCGGGTTCGACGTGCGCAGCCAACGCGAGGCGCTGAAGGCGCGCATCGGCTACATGAGCCAGCGGGCCAGTCTCTACGCCGACCTTACCGTTGTCGAGCAACTGCGTTTCTATGCCAGGATCTACGGGCTCGACACCAGCGCGGCACATGAGAAGGTCGGCTCATGGATCGAGTCGTCCGGCCTGGCCGGACGCGACCGCGACCTGGTCTCCACGCTCTCGGGAGGATGGCGGCAGCGTCTTGCCCTGGGCTGCGCGGTGATGCACCACCCAGACCTGCTGCTGCTGGACGAGCCCACCTCGGGCGTGGATCCGCTGTCGCGCCGGCAGTTCTGGGACCTGATCTACCGATTTGCCGATGAGGGCACGACCGTTATGGTTACCACCCACTACATGGATGAGGCCGAGCACTGCGACCGGCTGGCTTTCATCTACGGCGGCCGGATCGTCGCCGAGGGCGCGCCCGAGGAGATCAAACGCCGGCACATGCCGGGTTTGCTGATACGGGTGGTCTGCCGGGAGTGGATGCGCGCGTTCGACTTCCTCCGCCTCTCACCGCGCGTGCGGAGCGCGGCGCTGTACGGCACCGCGATCCACGTTCTGGTGTCGCGGGCGGAGGGGGCGGGAGAGGCGCAGGGAGCCGCGCAGGCGCAGGCGGTAGATGCGCTGGCCCGCGACCTCGCCGACGCGGGCATCCAGGTGGACGCGATCGCGCCGATTGCTCCCTCGCTGGAGGACATATTCGTGAGCCTGACCGGCGATGCCTCGGGAGGTGGGCCAGATGGGTAG
- a CDS encoding ABC transporter permease, whose amino-acid sequence MGRRLGAIIVKEFIQLVRDPRTLAMALLMPVIQLLLFGYAIATDVERLPTVVVDHSRTQESRALVERFEASRYFLVNYRDDSLRSAEDLVQRGKARVIIAVPPDYADRLRRGVTARVAVIVDASDPLVARTALSTAEAIGQVTSLEIVGRMLGGTGARVPVEVRTQAWYNPDLRSANFMVPGLLAVILQLITTLLTAIAIVRERELGTIEQLVVTPIRKGELMLGKILPYVILGYVDITLALLVAAYWFEVPIRGSLLLLYSVTVFFYFSTLGLGILVSTISRTQRQAMQGVFFIFLPSILISGFMFPREGMPVFIQWLGYGLPITYFLVIVRGIILKGVGLVALWDQIVPMALLGAAFFAVSVARFQKKLE is encoded by the coding sequence ATGGGTAGGCGCCTGGGCGCAATCATCGTCAAGGAGTTTATCCAGCTCGTGCGCGACCCGCGCACGCTGGCGATGGCACTCCTGATGCCTGTGATCCAGTTGCTGCTGTTCGGGTATGCGATCGCCACAGATGTGGAGCGTCTTCCGACAGTTGTCGTTGACCACTCCAGGACGCAGGAGAGCCGCGCGCTCGTGGAGCGATTCGAGGCCAGCCGGTACTTCCTGGTGAACTACCGGGACGACAGCCTGCGCTCTGCCGAGGACCTGGTCCAGCGCGGCAAGGCCCGGGTGATCATCGCGGTCCCGCCGGACTACGCCGACCGGCTGCGCCGCGGCGTCACCGCCCGCGTGGCGGTGATCGTGGACGCCTCCGACCCCCTGGTGGCCCGCACCGCCCTGTCCACGGCCGAGGCCATCGGCCAGGTGACGTCACTGGAGATCGTCGGCCGCATGCTCGGGGGCACCGGCGCGCGCGTGCCCGTGGAGGTGCGCACGCAGGCTTGGTACAACCCCGACCTGCGCAGCGCCAACTTCATGGTGCCCGGGCTGCTGGCGGTGATTCTACAGTTGATCACGACGCTCCTGACCGCGATCGCAATCGTGCGCGAGCGGGAGCTGGGGACTATCGAGCAGCTCGTGGTCACGCCGATCCGCAAGGGCGAGCTGATGCTGGGGAAGATACTGCCCTACGTGATCCTGGGCTACGTTGACATCACGCTGGCCCTGCTGGTGGCGGCCTACTGGTTTGAGGTGCCCATACGCGGCAGTCTGCTGCTGCTCTATTCGGTCACGGTCTTCTTCTACTTCTCGACGCTAGGGCTTGGGATACTGGTGTCCACCATTTCACGCACCCAGCGCCAGGCGATGCAGGGCGTGTTCTTCATCTTCTTGCCCTCTATTTTGATCTCGGGCTTCATGTTCCCGCGCGAGGGGATGCCGGTCTTCATCCAGTGGCTCGGCTACGGGCTGCCGATCACATACTTCCTGGTGATCGTGCGGGGGATCATCCTCAAAGGGGTGGGCCTCGTGGCCCTTTGGGATCAGATCGTGCCGATGGCGCTGCTGGGCGCGGCGTTCTTCGCTGTGAGCGTGGCGAGGTTCCAGAAGAAGCTGGAGTAG
- a CDS encoding nucleotidyltransferase family protein, whose product MAKITLDREKIAAFCRQHHVRRLALFGSALREDFGPESDIDVLVEFEPGHTPGLLGIARLERELSATLGGRKVDLRTPEDLSRYFREDVLKEAQVQYAER is encoded by the coding sequence ATGGCGAAGATCACCTTGGACAGAGAAAAGATCGCCGCCTTCTGTCGGCAACACCACGTCCGACGGCTGGCACTGTTCGGATCCGCACTGCGTGAGGATTTCGGGCCCGAAAGTGACATCGATGTGCTAGTGGAGTTTGAACCGGGCCACACCCCCGGGCTCCTCGGCATCGCCCGGCTGGAAAGGGAGCTGTCAGCCACCCTTGGTGGGCGCAAGGTCGATCTGCGCACACCTGAGGATCTCAGCCGGTATTTCCGGGAGGATGTCCTCAAGGAGGCGCAGGTGCAGTATGCGGAAAGATGA